One genomic segment of Pelotomaculum isophthalicicum JI includes these proteins:
- a CDS encoding AAA family ATPase, producing MSDKLDPTLCYESRGHQEAMARLKLMIKHRHLGVLTGEAGSGKSMLIRHLFSTLESAVYLPIYLSMRRLTPRDFYGALLSRVGVEPVYLLAKARQPWDEALHARTTQGGKVIIPEHIESQAILNPEWQNTREYIPRSKRPVWVAVGLVGQLLIRDDGTCRVNGYCKPNNEGIATASSIGYIIKAQKPRLTFVPLSFRINRHLHRFPQVNAHILVRTSVGAGSAAM from the coding sequence TTGAGCGATAAGTTAGATCCTACTTTATGTTATGAATCCCGAGGTCATCAGGAAGCTATGGCCCGGCTTAAGCTCATGATAAAGCACCGCCATCTAGGCGTACTAACCGGTGAAGCAGGCAGCGGCAAATCAATGCTTATCAGGCACTTGTTCAGCACCTTGGAAAGCGCTGTCTATTTACCGATTTATCTCAGCATGAGGCGTCTTACTCCCCGGGATTTTTACGGGGCATTACTTAGTCGGGTCGGTGTAGAACCGGTGTATTTACTCGCAAAAGCCCGCCAGCCTTGGGACGAGGCTCTTCATGCCCGCACCACTCAGGGTGGAAAAGTGATAATTCCAGAGCATATTGAAAGCCAGGCTATTTTGAACCCTGAATGGCAAAACACAAGAGAATATATACCCCGCTCAAAGAGACCTGTATGGGTTGCAGTTGGTCTAGTGGGGCAACTTCTAATTAGAGATGATGGAACGTGCCGGGTGAATGGCTATTGTAAACCCAATAATGAAGGCATTGCAACAGCTTCCAGTATTGGATACATTATAAAGGCACAAAAACCTCGGTTGACTTTTGTGCCTTTATCTTTTAGAATAAATCGTCATCTTCACCGTTTCCCTCAGGTAAATGCCCATATTCTTGTAAGAACATCTGTAGGAGCTGGCTCTGCCGCGATGTAA